The Vicia villosa cultivar HV-30 ecotype Madison, WI linkage group LG1, Vvil1.0, whole genome shotgun sequence genome includes a region encoding these proteins:
- the LOC131659116 gene encoding glutathione S-transferase T3-like, with product MDPNHFHYQQLMFNFMQNYQNPNPQNSQIPPMPPFSTQVPPFSTQPFSTQVPPFSTQVPPFSTQVGTEKEERVVVKKKSREHFTRDEDILLIQSWLNVSKDPIVGVDQKAERFWVRVAANYNEYRGQSREKLKGQLKCRWHRINSLVQNFVGCYKQAVNGKKSGTSENDIMAAANAFFAQDQGTTFNLEYAWRLLKDEPK from the coding sequence ATGGATCCTAATCATTTTCATTATCAACAACTTATGTTCAATTTcatgcaaaattatcaaaatcctaatcctcaaaattctcaaattccACCGATGCCACCATTTTCTACTCAAGTTCCACCGTTTTCTACTCAACCATTTTCTACTCAAGTTCCACCATTTTCTACTCAAGTTCCACCATTTTCTACTCAAGTTGGCACTGAAAAAGAAGAAAgggttgttgttaaaaaaaaatctcGAGAGCACTTTACAAGGGATGAGGATATACTACTTATCCAATCATGGCTCAATGTTTCAAAGGATCCAATTGTGGGAGTTGATCAAAAGGCTGAAAGATTTTGGGTAAGAGTCGCTGCCAATTATAACGAGTATCGTGGGCAATCGCGGGAAAAGTTAAAGGGACAATTAAAGTGCCGATGGCATCGAATAAATAGCTTGGTTCAAAATTTTGTTGGGTGTTACAAACAAGCTGTTAATGGAAAGAAAAGTGGGACATCGGAGAACGATATCATGGCCGCTGCAAATGCATTTTTTGCTCAGGATCAAGGTACAACATTCAATCTTGAGTACGCATGGCGATTGttaaaagatgaacctaaatGA